The Mucilaginibacter sp. PAMB04168 genome contains the following window.
ACAACTAGGTGCAGGTGTAATTTTAAAACGCATGGAACAACGTGCGCTAATTAGTATCCCACGAAACTAAAATGGTTATCAAGAAGTATATCTTGTTGTGGAGCACGTTAACATTGTATGTCTTAACGGGTTGTAAACCTGCTCCGGGGCAGCGCAATGAGCCTAAACAGTCGGTTACTGCAAAAGTAAATGTTGCAGCTCAGTCACAGCAACCGGTAATTGATAGCGATGAGCAGCTTTTCAGGCAGTTCTTGGCACAGTTCAAATTTGCAGTGAAGCAAAAGGATAAAGCCGCATTATCTAACATGTTATATTATCCTTTGCAAACCAGTCCGCAGTGGAGTAACACTGATTTGCAAAGCTCGACAGGCAACTATCAAGACGGTTTGTTAAGTAAAAAAGAACTGCCTTTATACATGGCAGATATTTTTTCGGGTGATGTAACGCGTTTGGTTCCTGCAAGTACAGAGGATGATTTATCAGTTATTGATGCACACAGTAATGAAGATTATTATCTCAGGCTACGGCAGGTGACAGACAAAGGCACCTCGTTATATGAGTTGCAAAAACAATATGTACAGGATAACGGTAAAGAAACATCATTTGGCTTTGTATTTGGTAAGGTAAAAGGAACATATAAAATATTAAGCTATTACACACCCTGGCCGCTAAAGGGTTAACCCAAAACCTTGATTATGGAAAACAAGATCAGCGTTGAAATTAATATTGAAGGTACCCCCATCGCTCACTTTTCGAGTTTTGTATTAAACCAGCGGTTTAATGAGCATCACTCGTTTGAGCTACGCCTCAATCACGATCAGATTGAGGGCACGAACAACGTTACGCTCGAAAAATCGAAAACCTTTATTGGGAAAAATATTACTGTACAGTTTGGAAATTTTTTGGGTAAAGAAAATCAGTTTACTGGCAAAGTTACCCGTGTGGAAATATCACAAAGTCATGGTTTTCAAGGTGATATTCTAATCAGTGGTTTCAGCCCGTCTATATTGATAGACCGTGGCCCGGATTTAGGATCCTACCTTAATAAAAGCCTTACTACTATATTGCAACAGGCTACCGCCGATGCCCCGCAGAACGACCTAAACTTTCAGGTTAAACCAACCTATACCTCTCCTATAGATTATATGATTCAATACCGTGAAAGCGATTTTGAATTCATCAATCGCTTATCGGCCGAGTATCATGAATGGTTTTACTATGACGGTACCAAGTTAAATTTTGGTAAGCCCGACAAATTGGAAGAAGTGGACCTGGTTTATGGACGTGATCTGCATAGCTTGCAATACGGTATGCAGATAGCACCGCTCAAATATCAGAAGTTTGCTTACCATTCGCCGCAAGACCAGGTTTTTAGTGCACAGCCAGCTGCGGCCTCATCGTCTTCGCCAGATTTGTCTCATGTGGTTTCAGCATCTGATCAGGTCTTTAGCAAACGCTATAATGAGCCGCTTAACGTTCGTATCAATTCACAAAAGGAGATAGACACATTTGTTAATGATGAACATAATGCGCTTGTATCAGAGTTGCTGAACATCATGGGTAACGGCGATAACCCACAAGTGGGGTTAGGCAAAGTAGTTAATATTAGCACCAGTATGCGTGCCGAAACCGGCTTTCAGGTGCAAGATTTTGGAAAGTTTTTGGTAACCGCAGTTTATCATCAGTTGGATGGCGTAGGCCATTATCAAAATACATTTGAAGGCGTATCGGCCAGCAGTGAAAAGCTAAATGTAAAGCAGGCGCAGAAACCATTTGCTGATATGCAACTGGCAACTGTGCTGGATAACGACGATCCGAAAAAACAGGGACGGGTAAAAGTGAAGTTTAAATGGCAGTGTACCAGTAACGACCCTACCGAATGGTTACGGGTAGTAAGTCCCGATGCTGGCAGTAGCGATAAAGTAAACACAAATAGAGGATTTGTTTTTGTTCCGGAAAAGGATGACCAGGTTTTAGTGGCTTTTGAAGAAGGTAATATCGCCAGGCCTATTGTGATTGGTAGTATGTTTAGTGGTAAAACCGGTATTGGCGGCGGCGTAGGCAACAACGGTAAAAGCCTGATTTCAAAAAGTGGGCATATGCTCAGATTGGATGATTCGGCAGGTATTACTTTTATTGATAAAAGTAAATTAAACCATATTGAAATTGATGGCAACAACACAATAACCATTACTGCCGACCAAACCATAAAGCTGGTTACCGGCGAGAGTTCGATTACACTTAATAGTAACGGAACTATTGACCTTGTAGGACAAGTGATTAATATACAGGGTAAACAGGCTATCAATGCTAACGCCTGCGATATGCCCGGCAACGCGGTTAACATGGGCACTTACGGCACAACCGCCATTGCTATTGAGAGCCAAAACAAAACCGTTACTATTGCAGGCGCCTTAACGGTATTTTCAAATACAACAATAAGTACTACCGCTAATGGCAAGCATACCATTACTGGAAATCAGGTAGACATTAATTGATTTTAACATGAGCAGATTGCGCTTTTTTGAAGATTCACAACCCACTGAAACGGGCAGTAAAAATCCCGTTTTTGTTCCGTCTGGTCAGGAAAAAAATGACGATGGTTTAGATGATAATTATAAATTATCGGCCCGTTACCGGTGTGAGCAATTTAATACCACTAAGGTAGAAGATCATATTACTTTTCACTGTGATACCAAAAAGCAGTACTTACTTAAACTTACACCCGGCCGTAAAGCACAGGTTGTGCTTGAGCAATATTTGTATAAAGTAAACCCACCGGCGCTAAAAGATGCTATTGCTGCTACAGAAAAGTTAGAGTTTGATAAGGAAAACGTTGCGTTTGGCTTACATGCCGATAACTCCATCAAAAGTGTCAATAATTTCGCTGCCTTGCAGCAAAAATGGAACCAGTTTAAGCCCGAACTTATTAATTCAGAACTTTACAGAACAATAGGACGCACCAATCCGGCCGCCGCAGAGGGGCTTATTCAAGGCGGTGATTTAGAATTTGGAACTGAAGATGTTTTACTTAAAACATATGATAAATCATTGTTTTACCATACCATTTTTAATGATTTTGATCCCGAAAAAGATAGGGATAGCAAGCAGCAGCTCGAATTTAATTCGCAGATATTTGTTAATGTACCATTAGAGCTTGAATTAACACATGGTGTAATTAACGATAGCGAGCGTACCACCGAAGTAATGACCGTAGGTAAGTTAAACAAAGGCAAGCTTAACGAAGACACTTTAATACAACAATACAATCA
Protein-coding sequences here:
- a CDS encoding phage baseplate assembly protein V, which translates into the protein MENKISVEINIEGTPIAHFSSFVLNQRFNEHHSFELRLNHDQIEGTNNVTLEKSKTFIGKNITVQFGNFLGKENQFTGKVTRVEISQSHGFQGDILISGFSPSILIDRGPDLGSYLNKSLTTILQQATADAPQNDLNFQVKPTYTSPIDYMIQYRESDFEFINRLSAEYHEWFYYDGTKLNFGKPDKLEEVDLVYGRDLHSLQYGMQIAPLKYQKFAYHSPQDQVFSAQPAAASSSSPDLSHVVSASDQVFSKRYNEPLNVRINSQKEIDTFVNDEHNALVSELLNIMGNGDNPQVGLGKVVNISTSMRAETGFQVQDFGKFLVTAVYHQLDGVGHYQNTFEGVSASSEKLNVKQAQKPFADMQLATVLDNDDPKKQGRVKVKFKWQCTSNDPTEWLRVVSPDAGSSDKVNTNRGFVFVPEKDDQVLVAFEEGNIARPIVIGSMFSGKTGIGGGVGNNGKSLISKSGHMLRLDDSAGITFIDKSKLNHIEIDGNNTITITADQTIKLVTGESSITLNSNGTIDLVGQVINIQGKQAINANACDMPGNAVNMGTYGTTAIAIESQNKTVTIAGALTVFSNTTISTTANGKHTITGNQVDIN